In Carya illinoinensis cultivar Pawnee chromosome 6, C.illinoinensisPawnee_v1, whole genome shotgun sequence, a single genomic region encodes these proteins:
- the LOC122312795 gene encoding uncharacterized protein LOC122312795, producing MSTPIDQLQPPPGLEATQEAYTAHSGHGSVGPVIAVLAVITILGVIAGMIGRLCSGGRIMGYGQGQYDFERWAETKCSSCLDGRLGPPPPRYPIETAPEEPIPVVEPVETPQDQIKEEEAHQHTHGHGHGES from the coding sequence ATGTCTACTCCGATAGACCAATTACAGCCACCACCCGGCCTGGAGGCCACCCAAGAAGCCTACACCGCCCACTCGGGCCACGGCTCGGTGGGGCCGGTTATCGCCGTTCTTGCAGTGATCACTATTCTTGGAGTCATAGCAGGCATGATTGGCCGGCTTTGTTCGGGTGGGCGGATCATGGGTTATGGACAGGGACAGTACGACTTCGAGAGGTGGGCCGAGACGAAATGTTCGTCCTGCCTCGACGGCAGACTCGGCCCTCCGCCGCCTCGGTACCCAATCGAAACCGCCCCCGAAGAACCTATACCAGTGGTGGAGCCGGTGGAGACCCCACAAGATCAGATCAAGGAAGAAGAGGCTCATCAACATACACATGGACACGGACATGGCGAATCTTAG